One genomic window of Sporosarcina ureae includes the following:
- a CDS encoding DNA translocase FtsK produces MAKKRAKKRAPAKKRQQKKQQSQMQPLWFEILGVVLIGIAIIMIFEFGVIGRGLSAFSRFLLGNWYVALPFLIIVQALIFMIKRQIGGYKHRIVIGCLFILSSMLLFSHVHLFQTLYESKVLMSNSALKETWKVLITNDGIHDQTGTLGGGMLGAVLFAMFYSLVDSSGATVAGVLLLLIGIILLTGKALIPFLVEQTPILMNAIKKKWAAREKKSVKSLEEKRKESARGNRKTKPKAKPADTSEMEAVHDYPEPASEPIISSFTAKIEQAAQPEIVQEKQSIDKVDTTLDPKDPAVDYPVMGGEQENESYILPSPNLLEPPVASDQSGEYDLIQANAKKLEKTFLSFGVKARVTQVHLGPAVTKYEILPDTGVKVSRIVSLADDIALALAASGIRIEAPIPGKSAVGIEVPNNAVAMVSLREVLESKENNPPESKLLVGLGRDVTGQAMMTELNKMPHVLIAGATGSGKSVCVNGIIMSIIMRAKPHEVKMMMIDPKMVELNVFNGIPHLLAPVVTDPRKAAQALQRVVSEMERRYELFSHTGTRNIEGYNNHIEQWNEEHDEKHPRMPYIVVIVDELADLMMVASSDVEDSITRLAQMARAAGIHLIIATQRPSVDVITGIIKANIPSRIAFAVSSAIDSRTILDGSGAEKLLGRGDMLFLPAGASKPTRIQGAFVSDEEVEAVVNFVIEQQKAQYQEEMIPTEVEVLAPHEETDDLYDEAVQMVVEMQTASVSMIQRRFRVGYARAARIVDQMEARGVVGPPEGSKPRQVLLNKSELEM; encoded by the coding sequence ATGGCGAAGAAACGTGCTAAAAAGAGAGCACCAGCGAAGAAAAGACAACAGAAAAAACAGCAAAGTCAAATGCAACCACTCTGGTTTGAAATTTTAGGTGTCGTCTTAATCGGTATCGCAATTATCATGATCTTTGAATTCGGTGTCATCGGTCGAGGTTTATCGGCTTTCTCCCGATTCTTATTGGGCAATTGGTATGTTGCATTGCCATTTTTGATTATTGTACAAGCGTTGATATTCATGATCAAGAGACAAATAGGGGGATATAAGCACCGAATTGTCATCGGTTGTTTATTCATCTTAAGTAGTATGCTGTTGTTCAGTCATGTTCATTTATTTCAGACATTGTATGAAAGCAAAGTTCTGATGTCAAATTCTGCACTTAAGGAAACGTGGAAAGTTCTCATCACCAATGATGGTATACATGACCAAACAGGGACGCTGGGTGGCGGTATGTTGGGCGCTGTGCTGTTCGCGATGTTTTATTCACTAGTTGATTCATCAGGCGCTACAGTGGCCGGTGTGCTGTTACTGCTCATTGGTATCATTTTGTTGACGGGAAAGGCTTTGATTCCGTTTCTGGTCGAACAAACACCTATCTTGATGAATGCTATTAAGAAAAAGTGGGCAGCGAGAGAAAAGAAATCAGTCAAGTCACTTGAAGAAAAACGTAAAGAAAGTGCGCGCGGTAATAGAAAGACTAAGCCGAAGGCGAAGCCGGCAGACACTTCTGAAATGGAAGCAGTACATGATTATCCAGAACCGGCCAGTGAACCGATTATCTCTAGCTTCACGGCGAAAATCGAACAGGCTGCACAACCAGAAATTGTACAAGAAAAACAGTCGATAGATAAAGTGGACACTACACTTGATCCTAAAGATCCTGCGGTTGATTATCCTGTAATGGGTGGAGAGCAAGAAAACGAATCGTATATTCTACCTTCGCCCAATTTATTGGAACCGCCTGTAGCCAGTGATCAGTCTGGAGAATATGATTTAATTCAAGCAAACGCCAAAAAACTAGAGAAAACGTTCCTAAGCTTTGGGGTCAAAGCACGAGTGACACAAGTGCATTTAGGACCAGCTGTCACTAAATATGAAATCCTGCCTGATACCGGTGTGAAAGTAAGTCGCATTGTTAGTTTGGCGGATGATATTGCATTGGCATTGGCAGCTAGCGGAATTCGTATTGAAGCACCAATTCCTGGTAAATCGGCAGTTGGAATAGAAGTGCCAAACAATGCAGTGGCGATGGTAAGTTTACGTGAAGTGCTGGAATCTAAGGAAAATAATCCCCCCGAGTCCAAGTTGCTAGTAGGTTTAGGTCGTGATGTGACAGGACAAGCCATGATGACAGAACTTAATAAAATGCCTCACGTATTGATTGCGGGTGCTACGGGAAGCGGTAAAAGTGTCTGTGTCAACGGTATCATTATGAGTATCATCATGCGGGCGAAACCACATGAAGTGAAAATGATGATGATCGATCCCAAAATGGTAGAGTTGAATGTTTTCAATGGTATCCCACATTTATTGGCGCCTGTTGTTACGGATCCTAGGAAAGCGGCGCAAGCATTGCAACGAGTTGTCTCTGAAATGGAGCGCAGATATGAGTTATTTTCCCATACTGGCACACGAAATATAGAAGGGTATAATAACCATATTGAACAATGGAATGAAGAGCACGATGAGAAACATCCGCGGATGCCGTATATTGTTGTGATCGTCGATGAGTTGGCAGACTTAATGATGGTCGCGTCAAGTGACGTAGAGGATTCCATTACACGTCTCGCACAGATGGCGAGAGCTGCTGGTATTCATTTAATCATCGCCACTCAGCGTCCAAGTGTGGATGTTATTACGGGTATCATCAAAGCAAATATCCCTTCTCGAATTGCGTTTGCTGTATCTTCAGCAATCGACTCGCGGACTATTCTGGACGGTAGCGGTGCAGAGAAGTTGTTGGGGCGAGGAGATATGTTATTCCTGCCTGCTGGTGCTTCAAAACCTACACGTATACAAGGCGCATTTGTCTCAGATGAAGAGGTGGAAGCGGTAGTGAATTTCGTTATCGAACAACAAAAAGCTCAGTATCAGGAAGAGATGATTCCGACTGAAGTGGAAGTATTAGCTCCGCATGAAGAAACCGATGATTTATATGATGAAGCAGTACAAATGGTAGTAGAAATGCAAACCGCGTCCGTTTCAATGATTCAGAGGCGTTTCCGAGTTGGATATGCTAGAGCTGCACGTATAGTGGATCAAATGGAAGCACGTGGTGTGGTTGGACCCCCTGAAGGTAGTAAGCCAAGACAGGTATTACTCAATAAGTCAGAGCTGGAAATGTAA
- a CDS encoding BMP family lipoprotein yields the protein MKKRKFGLAMSLVLAAGTMLAACGSDDKDKNNAGEKPATGDNGEKSEFSIAMVTDVGGIDDKSFNQSAWKGVKEFGEDQGWEKGTGGYDYLQSTGPEDYTTNLNNLARRDFNLIFGVGFLMEDAIEDIAAQQKDTQFSIIDGEVDAPNVASILFKEQEGGYLAGVAAGLMTKSNKIGFIGGMDNPVIERFEAGFLEGVKSVKPEIKVDSKYVGAFDKAELGKAEAGRMYSSGVDIIFHAAGGTGNGVFSEAKERKQADKDAYVWVIGVDSDQYEEGKVGDDNVTLTSMLKRVDVAVKDISDLSMAGNFPGGETKVYGLSDDGLGLADSRGAIPQDVLDQIDEHAQKIANGEIEVPEFVEKKK from the coding sequence ATGAAAAAAAGAAAATTTGGTCTAGCGATGTCTTTAGTGTTAGCTGCAGGTACAATGTTAGCAGCATGTGGCTCTGACGATAAGGACAAAAACAATGCGGGTGAAAAGCCGGCAACAGGAGACAACGGTGAGAAAAGCGAATTCTCAATTGCTATGGTAACTGACGTTGGAGGAATTGATGATAAATCATTCAACCAATCTGCATGGAAAGGCGTTAAAGAATTCGGGGAAGATCAAGGATGGGAAAAAGGAACTGGCGGATACGATTACCTTCAGTCAACTGGCCCGGAAGATTATACAACTAACCTTAACAACTTGGCTCGTCGTGACTTCAACTTAATTTTCGGAGTAGGATTCTTGATGGAAGATGCAATTGAAGATATTGCAGCACAACAAAAAGATACTCAATTCTCAATTATTGATGGTGAAGTAGATGCTCCAAACGTAGCTAGCATCCTCTTTAAAGAACAAGAAGGCGGATACTTAGCTGGAGTCGCTGCTGGATTAATGACAAAATCAAATAAGATTGGTTTCATTGGTGGTATGGACAATCCTGTAATCGAGCGGTTTGAAGCTGGATTCCTTGAGGGTGTTAAATCAGTTAAGCCTGAAATCAAAGTAGATTCAAAATATGTAGGTGCATTTGATAAAGCGGAACTTGGTAAAGCTGAGGCGGGCCGTATGTATTCTTCTGGCGTAGACATTATTTTCCACGCTGCTGGCGGAACGGGTAACGGTGTATTCTCAGAAGCGAAAGAACGTAAGCAAGCAGATAAAGATGCATACGTATGGGTAATCGGTGTTGACTCTGACCAGTACGAAGAAGGTAAAGTTGGAGATGACAACGTTACACTTACATCTATGTTAAAACGTGTTGACGTAGCAGTTAAAGACATTTCCGATTTGTCAATGGCTGGTAACTTCCCTGGTGGGGAAACAAAAGTATATGGCCTTTCAGATGACGGTTTAGGTCTTGCTGATTCACGTGGCGCTATTCCACAAGACGTATTAGATCAAATTGATGAACATGCACAAAAAATTGCAAATGGTGAAATTGAAGTACCAGAGTTTGTAGAAAAAAAGAAATAA
- a CDS encoding ABC transporter ATP-binding protein gives MDYVIEMLDVSKKFGNFYANDHITLQLKKGEIHALLGENGAGKSTLMNVLFGLYQPDGGEIRVRGENVAITDPNVANDLGIGMVHQHFMLVENLTVTENIILGSEPTKSGIINIKDSAKKVAEISKMYGLDVDPYAKIEDISVGMQQRVEILKTLYRGADILIFDEPTASLTPQEIDELLNIMKKLVAEGKSIILITHKLAEIMNVSDKVTVIRKGKGIGTVITSETNPEELATLMVGRQVTFKTEKGPSHPTEEVLKIENLQVNDYRGVAKLKGLNLSVRRGEIVGIAGIDGNGQSELIEAITGLTKVKSGKIFINDEDVTNKKPRKITETGIGHIPQDRHKHGLILDFSVAYNTALQSYYHEPLSKGGIMDYKVINEKAEELIKEYDVRTQGTHELARALSGGNQQKLIIGREIMRNPDLLIAALPTRGLDVGAIEFIHRRLIEQRDSGKAVLLITFELDEVMNVSDKIAVIYDGTIVGTVIPQETTEQALGLMMAGHSKDVAEKKVLAAEKDGDEHHVE, from the coding sequence ATGGATTATGTAATTGAAATGCTAGACGTTTCAAAAAAGTTCGGAAATTTCTATGCGAATGATCATATTACATTACAACTGAAGAAAGGCGAGATTCACGCATTGCTAGGTGAAAACGGTGCTGGGAAATCGACCCTAATGAATGTATTATTTGGTTTGTATCAACCGGATGGTGGAGAAATTCGTGTCCGTGGCGAAAATGTAGCCATCACTGATCCGAACGTGGCAAATGATCTAGGAATTGGGATGGTGCATCAGCATTTTATGTTGGTGGAGAATTTAACGGTTACCGAAAATATTATTTTAGGTAGTGAGCCAACTAAATCTGGAATTATCAACATTAAGGATTCTGCGAAAAAAGTAGCGGAAATTTCTAAGATGTATGGACTAGATGTGGATCCTTACGCCAAAATAGAAGATATTTCCGTAGGTATGCAACAACGTGTCGAAATTCTTAAGACACTTTATCGTGGAGCAGATATCTTAATATTTGATGAACCTACCGCATCATTAACGCCTCAGGAAATTGATGAATTATTGAATATTATGAAAAAGCTCGTTGCAGAAGGAAAATCAATCATCTTGATCACCCATAAACTGGCGGAAATTATGAATGTCTCAGACAAAGTAACTGTCATCCGCAAAGGTAAAGGAATTGGTACTGTTATTACATCGGAAACGAATCCCGAAGAGTTGGCGACGTTGATGGTAGGACGTCAAGTCACATTTAAAACGGAAAAAGGTCCATCTCATCCTACTGAAGAAGTATTGAAGATAGAAAATCTACAAGTTAATGACTACCGGGGTGTTGCTAAATTAAAAGGCCTTAATCTTTCAGTACGCCGCGGTGAAATTGTTGGAATTGCCGGCATTGATGGGAATGGCCAATCCGAATTAATCGAAGCAATTACTGGCTTAACTAAAGTGAAGAGCGGGAAGATTTTTATCAATGATGAAGATGTCACAAATAAAAAACCACGAAAAATTACTGAAACCGGTATTGGACATATTCCGCAAGACCGCCACAAGCACGGACTTATATTAGACTTTTCAGTGGCGTATAATACCGCGCTTCAATCGTATTATCATGAACCATTATCTAAAGGTGGAATCATGGATTATAAAGTGATCAATGAAAAAGCAGAAGAACTGATCAAAGAGTACGATGTGCGAACGCAAGGTACACATGAATTAGCGAGAGCATTATCCGGTGGGAATCAGCAAAAGCTAATCATCGGACGGGAAATTATGAGAAATCCGGATTTACTGATTGCGGCATTACCTACTCGTGGTTTGGACGTTGGAGCAATCGAGTTTATTCATCGGCGTCTAATTGAGCAACGCGACAGTGGAAAAGCGGTTTTACTCATTACATTTGAATTGGATGAAGTCATGAACGTTTCAGATAAAATCGCAGTTATTTATGATGGAACTATAGTAGGTACCGTAATTCCACAAGAGACAACGGAACAAGCACTAGGATTAATGATGGCAGGCCATTCAAAAGATGTTGCTGAGAAAAAAGTTCTAGCTGCTGAGAAGGACGGTGATGAACATCATGTCGAATAA
- a CDS encoding ABC transporter permease has protein sequence MSNKMINILVPVISIFLGLLVGAIVMLISDYNPITGYMALWNGIFGDSYAIGETIRQISPYLLAGLAVAFAFRTGLFNIGVEGQLIVGWFAAAYVGMAFDLPKIIHLPFALIAAAVAGALWGLVPGILKATLKVHEVIVTIMMNYIALHVVNALIKTLSGGGFKLERIHESASLRSEFLSNLTDYSTLHYGIFVALAMVVVMWFILEKTKTGYELKSVGYNDNAARYAGMSANKNIILAMVISGAFAGLGGAMEALGTFGNMSSMGGFTGIGFDGIAVALLGANTPLGVIFGATLFGSLKYGANNMPNEAGIPVEIVSIIIALVIFFVACGYIIRVGLIRLRNKKEAK, from the coding sequence ATGTCGAATAAAATGATCAATATACTGGTCCCGGTGATTTCGATCTTTTTAGGGCTCTTAGTAGGCGCGATCGTGATGCTGATCAGTGATTATAACCCAATCACAGGCTATATGGCATTATGGAATGGTATTTTCGGTGATTCTTATGCCATTGGTGAAACTATTCGTCAAATCAGTCCATACTTACTAGCAGGACTTGCAGTAGCGTTTGCATTTAGAACTGGACTTTTTAATATCGGGGTAGAAGGACAACTAATTGTGGGCTGGTTTGCTGCGGCCTACGTCGGGATGGCGTTCGATCTTCCTAAAATTATTCACTTACCTTTTGCACTCATAGCAGCTGCTGTTGCTGGGGCACTCTGGGGACTTGTACCAGGTATTTTGAAAGCAACATTGAAAGTACATGAAGTTATTGTCACGATTATGATGAACTACATTGCCTTACATGTGGTTAACGCATTAATTAAAACACTCTCCGGTGGTGGATTCAAATTGGAGCGTATCCATGAATCGGCCTCGCTTCGGTCAGAGTTCTTATCAAATCTAACGGACTACTCCACATTGCATTACGGAATATTCGTAGCATTGGCTATGGTTGTTGTCATGTGGTTCATTTTAGAGAAAACGAAGACTGGATATGAATTGAAATCTGTAGGATATAACGATAATGCAGCCCGATATGCGGGGATGAGCGCCAACAAGAATATTATTCTTGCAATGGTCATTTCTGGTGCGTTCGCTGGATTAGGAGGCGCGATGGAAGCGCTTGGTACGTTTGGTAACATGTCTTCCATGGGTGGCTTTACAGGGATCGGTTTTGATGGAATCGCTGTAGCCTTACTTGGTGCGAATACGCCACTTGGTGTCATCTTCGGGGCCACATTATTCGGTTCATTGAAATATGGTGCGAATAATATGCCGAATGAAGCAGGCATTCCAGTAGAAATTGTTTCAATTATTATAGCATTGGTTATTTTCTTTGTTGCTTGCGGATACATCATCCGTGTAGGACTCATACGTTTGCGCAACAAGAAGGAGGCAAAGTGA
- a CDS encoding ABC transporter permease: MLDVLYFIIPITIASAAPLIFTAIGGVFSERSGVINIGLEGLMIMGAFIGILFNLFFADTFGAWTPWIALIVAMLVSALFATLHAIASISFRADQVVSGVAINMLGLAIALFSVKMIFGKGQTDFIQQKIPRFNVPFLEDIPIIGPMFFKLVYGSSILAIAVAFIAWFVIYKTPFGLRLRSVGEHPMAADTMGIKVTKIRYIAVLISGGLAGIGGAVYSQTITNDFGHATINGQGFMALAAMIFGKWHPLGAMGAALFFGFAQALAISSSSITFLADIPPVYFHIFPYVLTILALAGFLGKAKAPKALGKPYVKGNR, encoded by the coding sequence ATGTTAGATGTATTATATTTCATCATACCTATAACAATTGCTTCTGCAGCTCCTCTTATTTTTACAGCAATTGGCGGTGTATTCTCTGAGCGATCCGGAGTCATCAATATTGGATTGGAAGGCCTCATGATTATGGGTGCATTTATCGGGATCCTGTTCAACCTGTTTTTCGCGGATACCTTTGGTGCATGGACACCTTGGATTGCATTAATTGTGGCAATGCTCGTTTCGGCTTTGTTTGCAACACTTCACGCTATAGCGTCTATCTCGTTCCGAGCGGATCAAGTAGTATCAGGTGTAGCGATTAACATGTTAGGACTTGCCATTGCATTATTCTCAGTAAAAATGATTTTTGGTAAAGGTCAAACTGATTTCATTCAACAAAAAATCCCAAGATTCAACGTACCATTTTTGGAAGATATCCCAATCATAGGACCCATGTTCTTTAAATTAGTTTATGGCTCTTCAATTTTGGCGATAGCTGTTGCATTTATTGCATGGTTTGTTATTTACAAGACGCCATTTGGTTTACGTCTTCGCTCAGTAGGAGAGCATCCGATGGCGGCAGATACGATGGGAATTAAAGTAACAAAAATTCGCTATATCGCAGTTCTGATTTCTGGTGGACTGGCCGGGATTGGTGGGGCAGTTTATTCTCAAACCATCACGAATGATTTCGGACATGCGACAATAAATGGGCAAGGATTCATGGCACTTGCAGCGATGATCTTTGGGAAATGGCACCCACTAGGAGCTATGGGAGCCGCGCTATTCTTCGGATTTGCGCAGGCATTAGCCATCAGTTCTTCTAGTATTACGTTCTTAGCAGACATCCCACCAGTGTATTTCCATATATTCCCTTACGTTTTAACTATTCTAGCGCTTGCTGGATTCCTAGGAAAAGCGAAAGCACCAAAAGCACTTGGTAAACCTTACGTTAAAGGAAATAGATAA
- the yfmF gene encoding EF-P 5-aminopentanol modification-associated protein YfmF: MFNKTKLQNGVHLYIRKTEQFKTVNVTIKWKAPLDQKKASERTVLANVMEDSTKQYPTLSSMRKALDELYGTVLFTDVSKRSSQHMVSLYTECVNDEFFAGEDIFKQLWQLIRSVVFDPNVTDKAFDPDVTEREKRNVRDRIRSIYDDKTRFAQKRMLEIMRPNHPASISAYGTETAVSEITSESLYATYEDMMNNDLIDIYVVGDIDENDIIEQIKQFLPFAARDAAKQNELLDVKVSGSVNTVREKQDMKQGKLHLGFHTPVSFHHPDYHKMQITNGVFGGFAHSKLFMNVREKESMAYYANSAFASHYGIVYVTAGIDADLEEKAVKLILEQLTALQNGESTEVELSQTVALLENSILSANDSARSQIEIFDQYKELDENFTAERLIEKWESVTLEDIKEMANTIQLEIVYLLSGKEDVSE, translated from the coding sequence ATGTTCAATAAAACAAAATTACAAAATGGCGTACATTTGTATATACGTAAAACGGAACAATTTAAAACGGTGAATGTGACAATTAAGTGGAAAGCACCACTGGATCAAAAGAAAGCTTCTGAACGTACAGTGTTAGCAAATGTGATGGAGGATTCGACGAAGCAGTACCCAACATTAAGTTCAATGCGCAAGGCGCTTGACGAGTTGTACGGTACAGTATTATTTACGGACGTCTCAAAGAGAAGCTCTCAGCATATGGTTTCACTTTATACAGAATGTGTAAACGATGAATTTTTTGCAGGAGAAGACATCTTTAAACAGTTGTGGCAATTGATTCGTTCTGTAGTGTTTGATCCAAATGTAACGGATAAGGCTTTTGATCCCGATGTAACAGAGAGGGAAAAACGTAATGTCCGTGATCGGATTCGTTCTATATATGACGACAAAACACGTTTCGCACAGAAACGCATGCTTGAAATCATGAGACCGAATCACCCGGCATCAATTTCAGCTTACGGCACAGAAACTGCGGTGTCTGAAATTACAAGTGAAAGTCTTTATGCTACATATGAAGATATGATGAATAATGATTTGATTGATATTTATGTAGTGGGCGATATAGATGAGAATGATATCATTGAGCAAATTAAACAGTTCTTACCATTTGCAGCTAGAGATGCGGCGAAACAAAATGAATTATTGGATGTGAAAGTGTCAGGTTCTGTGAATACAGTCAGAGAAAAACAAGACATGAAACAAGGTAAACTTCATCTTGGTTTCCATACACCTGTATCTTTCCATCATCCTGATTACCATAAGATGCAAATAACAAATGGTGTTTTCGGTGGCTTTGCTCATAGTAAATTATTCATGAACGTGAGAGAAAAGGAAAGTATGGCATACTATGCGAATAGTGCATTTGCATCGCATTATGGTATCGTCTATGTCACGGCGGGTATTGATGCGGATTTGGAAGAGAAAGCTGTCAAGTTAATTCTTGAGCAACTAACGGCATTACAAAATGGCGAGAGTACAGAAGTCGAGTTAAGTCAGACGGTCGCACTTCTAGAAAACAGCATCTTGAGTGCAAATGATTCAGCCCGCAGTCAGATTGAAATTTTTGATCAATATAAAGAATTAGACGAGAACTTCACGGCTGAACGATTAATCGAAAAGTGGGAATCGGTCACATTGGAAGATATAAAGGAAATGGCGAATACAATTCAATTGGAAATTGTGTATTTGCTGTCAGGTAAGGAGGATGTTTCCGAATGA
- the yfmH gene encoding EF-P 5-aminopentanol modification-associated protein YfmH → MKEVNFDQLQEKIYTETLDNGLKVVILPKRGFSKTFVTFTTKYGSIDRTFKPHGKDELITVPDGIAHFLEHKMFEKEDGDVFQKFSLNGASANAYTTFGRTAYLFSATNKLKENTKILLDFVQQPYFTKQTVDKEKGIIAQEITMYDDQPDWRLYFGTIENLYENHPVKIDIAGTVVSIQDITAEHLYTCYETFYHPSNMLLFIVGAVKPEEMMAFVKKDQAKKSFDKPEVIERQFPSESNEVDVPARTLTMDVSKPKLNIGMKCTKVDLQGQEMLETELSANLVLDSLFGRTSAFYEKANAEGLVDESFSYEFSLEEGYGFAMVGSDTDEPERLEKLIRHTIKDAKLNWPVQEEDLDRMRRKKIGQFMRSLNSIEFIANQYTRYEFNDMNLFDVVPTLEKLSMDKLKEAFATFSDDNSYTIFKVMPPKQ, encoded by the coding sequence ATGAAAGAAGTAAATTTTGATCAACTACAAGAGAAGATTTATACTGAAACACTAGATAATGGTTTAAAAGTTGTTATTCTACCGAAACGTGGATTTTCTAAAACGTTTGTAACGTTTACGACGAAATATGGGTCCATTGATCGTACGTTTAAACCGCATGGCAAAGATGAACTCATTACAGTACCTGATGGTATTGCCCATTTTCTAGAACACAAAATGTTTGAGAAAGAAGATGGAGATGTTTTTCAGAAGTTTAGTTTAAATGGTGCCTCTGCCAACGCTTATACAACATTTGGTAGAACGGCATACCTTTTTTCTGCAACCAATAAACTAAAAGAAAACACAAAAATATTACTCGATTTTGTTCAACAACCCTATTTCACGAAACAAACTGTTGATAAAGAAAAGGGTATTATTGCCCAGGAAATTACCATGTATGATGACCAGCCCGACTGGCGATTATATTTTGGCACAATTGAAAACCTCTATGAAAACCATCCGGTAAAAATCGATATTGCCGGGACTGTAGTGTCTATTCAGGACATTACAGCTGAACATTTATATACATGTTATGAGACATTCTATCATCCATCCAACATGTTACTGTTTATCGTGGGAGCAGTGAAGCCGGAAGAAATGATGGCGTTTGTTAAAAAAGATCAAGCAAAGAAATCGTTCGATAAACCAGAGGTGATTGAACGCCAATTCCCGTCAGAATCAAATGAAGTCGATGTGCCTGCACGTACATTGACGATGGATGTTTCAAAACCGAAATTGAATATCGGTATGAAATGTACCAAGGTAGATTTACAAGGACAAGAGATGCTTGAAACGGAATTGTCAGCAAACCTCGTATTAGATAGTCTATTCGGTCGTACATCTGCATTTTATGAAAAAGCGAACGCAGAAGGCTTAGTTGATGAATCGTTCTCATATGAGTTTTCCTTGGAAGAAGGCTACGGTTTTGCGATGGTCGGTTCTGATACAGATGAGCCAGAGCGCTTGGAAAAATTGATTCGTCATACGATTAAAGACGCAAAATTAAATTGGCCAGTGCAAGAAGAAGATTTGGATAGGATGCGTAGAAAGAAAATTGGTCAATTTATGCGTTCATTGAATTCCATCGAATTTATCGCGAACCAATACACACGATATGAATTTAACGATATGAATTTATTCGATGTCGTACCAACTTTAGAGAAGTTATCGATGGATAAACTAAAAGAAGCATTTGCAACGTTCTCCGATGACAATAGCTATACAATCTTCAAAGTCATGCCACCGAAGCAATGA
- the ymfI gene encoding elongation factor P 5-aminopentanone reductase, which translates to MKRFALVLGASGGIGEVICKQLAKAGWSLYMHYNANKSQLDLLRYELEKTYPNQQFRSVQADFRVEWAAEKLAADIQSVQAIVVANGQSVVKLLSETSEMEMSELWQVHMQNPARLIALLSEKLRKHEVSYIVFIGSIWGSTGAAGEVMYSAVKGAQHAFVKAYAKESAYSGIRVNAIAPGWIDTRMNQEFSAEERQMVLEQIPLLSVGTPQEIANMVEFMLSGKANYMTGEIIQINGGWYI; encoded by the coding sequence ATGAAGCGTTTTGCACTCGTTTTAGGTGCATCCGGAGGGATTGGGGAAGTGATCTGTAAACAACTAGCTAAAGCGGGGTGGTCTTTGTATATGCACTATAATGCAAATAAAAGCCAGCTCGATCTATTGCGTTATGAATTGGAAAAGACTTATCCCAACCAACAATTCCGTAGTGTGCAAGCAGACTTTAGAGTTGAATGGGCAGCAGAGAAATTGGCAGCTGACATTCAAAGCGTTCAAGCAATTGTTGTAGCTAACGGTCAGTCAGTTGTCAAACTGTTATCGGAGACAAGCGAAATGGAAATGTCGGAATTGTGGCAGGTCCACATGCAGAATCCAGCCCGTTTAATCGCACTGTTATCTGAAAAACTACGCAAGCATGAGGTCTCCTATATTGTATTTATCGGATCAATATGGGGCAGTACTGGTGCTGCAGGTGAAGTAATGTATTCTGCAGTCAAAGGTGCACAGCATGCCTTCGTCAAAGCATATGCAAAGGAATCCGCGTATTCAGGCATACGGGTCAATGCTATTGCCCCGGGATGGATCGACACCCGCATGAATCAAGAGTTTTCTGCAGAGGAACGTCAGATGGTACTTGAACAGATTCCGCTTTTGTCAGTCGGGACACCGCAAGAAATAGCGAATATGGTCGAATTTATGTTGAGTGGCAAAGCAAATTATATGACAGGTGAAATAATTCAAATCAATGGTGGCTGGTATATTTAA